In Microplitis mediator isolate UGA2020A chromosome 2, iyMicMedi2.1, whole genome shotgun sequence, a single window of DNA contains:
- the LOC130678790 gene encoding uncharacterized protein LOC130678790 isoform X1, with product MTSNKCVKAPRKAYTKEPQEMSHQEKLRLIDDELNSFYKYCQQAGFTEEEMDIICQPLVAAMRRSWLQLVLRATVILVVIGTIACAAIQLDFVGTHFSAMSRLLAVKILPFWNWQHLYRENCMMNNPFYNEYPIAEVDCVVSYRTCESVETIDRLSDVRYRQLVDNYFSRDAPAIITDAMDSWAAMNTDYFWFDNITHLYLGNERLMETVPCSLTSNLRTGSSDLAAFLRRVHSPEVAKWFVHWQNCDINAVKALRKYYQRPYFLSSTVSPAHFNWVLMSSDYNSPSYKRVELDSGLIALAQLRGATQLRLTPINPCNSSCPELIADLHRGEMLVFTNLMWNLEYAPMRGLDNIAILTETVWDEDP from the exons ATGACAAGCAACAAGTGCGTTAAAGCTCCGAGGAAGGCTTACACTAAAGAGCCTCAGGAGATGAGCCATCAAGAGAAGTTGAGGCTCATTGACGATGAGTTAAATTCATTCTAcaa GTATTGCCAGCAAGCCGGGTTCACTGAAGAAGAGATGGACATAATTTGCCAACCTCTCGTCGCCGCAATGCGACGTTCCTGGCTCCAGTTAGTTCTTCGTGCAACAGTAATTCTCGTGGTAATTGGTACCATCGCATGTGCTGCAATACAACTAGACTTCGTCGGGACTCATTTCTCAGCAATGTCTCGTCTACTGGCGGTCAAAATTCTTCCTTTCTGGAACTGGCAGCATCTGTACCGCGAGAATTGCATGATGAACAATCCATTCTACAACGAGTATCCCATCGCCGAGGTTGATTGCGTCGTAAGCTATAGA ACTTGCGAATCTGTTGAAACGATTGATCGACTCTCTGATGTACGTTATCGTCAGCTAGTGGACAATTATTTTAGCCGGGATGCTCCTGCTATCATCACCGACGCTATGGACTCTTGGGCTGCTATGAACACCGATTACTTCTGGTTCGATAACATCACGCAT cTCTACTTAGGCAACGAGCGGCTGATGGAAACGGTCCCCTGCTCACTGACATCAAATCTCCGAACCGGTTCATCAGATCTAGCGGCATTTCTTCGTCGTGTCCATTCACCGGAAGTCGCTAAATGGTTTGTCCACTGGCAGAACTGTGACATAAATGCTGTAAAAGCTCTCAGGAAGTACTACCAACGTCCTTACTTTCTCTCAAGTACCGTATCCCCGGCGCACTTCAATTGGGTTCTGATGTCCTCGGATTACAACAGTCCGAGCTACAAGAGGGTTGAGCTCGATTCAGGTCTGATAGCTCTAGCTCAGCTACGTGGTGCTACTCAACTACGACTTACTCCTATTAATCCCTGTAATAGTTCTTGTCCAGAACTTATTGCCGACTTACATCGAGGAGAAATGC TTGTATTCACTAATCTGATGTGGAATCTGGAATACGCGCCAATGCGAGGACTAGATAACATCGCAATCCTCACAGAAACTGTTTGGGATGAAGATCCTTAA
- the LOC130678790 gene encoding uncharacterized protein LOC130678790 isoform X2, protein MTSNKCVKAPRKAYTKEPQEMSHQEKLRLIDDELNSFYKYCQQAGFTEEEMDIICQPLVAAMRRSWLQLVLRATVILVVIGTIACAAIQLDFVGTHFSAMSRLLAVKILPFWNWQHLYRENCMMNNPFYNEYPIAEVDCVTCESVETIDRLSDVRYRQLVDNYFSRDAPAIITDAMDSWAAMNTDYFWFDNITHLYLGNERLMETVPCSLTSNLRTGSSDLAAFLRRVHSPEVAKWFVHWQNCDINAVKALRKYYQRPYFLSSTVSPAHFNWVLMSSDYNSPSYKRVELDSGLIALAQLRGATQLRLTPINPCNSSCPELIADLHRGEMLVFTNLMWNLEYAPMRGLDNIAILTETVWDEDP, encoded by the exons ATGACAAGCAACAAGTGCGTTAAAGCTCCGAGGAAGGCTTACACTAAAGAGCCTCAGGAGATGAGCCATCAAGAGAAGTTGAGGCTCATTGACGATGAGTTAAATTCATTCTAcaa GTATTGCCAGCAAGCCGGGTTCACTGAAGAAGAGATGGACATAATTTGCCAACCTCTCGTCGCCGCAATGCGACGTTCCTGGCTCCAGTTAGTTCTTCGTGCAACAGTAATTCTCGTGGTAATTGGTACCATCGCATGTGCTGCAATACAACTAGACTTCGTCGGGACTCATTTCTCAGCAATGTCTCGTCTACTGGCGGTCAAAATTCTTCCTTTCTGGAACTGGCAGCATCTGTACCGCGAGAATTGCATGATGAACAATCCATTCTACAACGAGTATCCCATCGCCGAGGTTGATTGCGTC ACTTGCGAATCTGTTGAAACGATTGATCGACTCTCTGATGTACGTTATCGTCAGCTAGTGGACAATTATTTTAGCCGGGATGCTCCTGCTATCATCACCGACGCTATGGACTCTTGGGCTGCTATGAACACCGATTACTTCTGGTTCGATAACATCACGCAT cTCTACTTAGGCAACGAGCGGCTGATGGAAACGGTCCCCTGCTCACTGACATCAAATCTCCGAACCGGTTCATCAGATCTAGCGGCATTTCTTCGTCGTGTCCATTCACCGGAAGTCGCTAAATGGTTTGTCCACTGGCAGAACTGTGACATAAATGCTGTAAAAGCTCTCAGGAAGTACTACCAACGTCCTTACTTTCTCTCAAGTACCGTATCCCCGGCGCACTTCAATTGGGTTCTGATGTCCTCGGATTACAACAGTCCGAGCTACAAGAGGGTTGAGCTCGATTCAGGTCTGATAGCTCTAGCTCAGCTACGTGGTGCTACTCAACTACGACTTACTCCTATTAATCCCTGTAATAGTTCTTGTCCAGAACTTATTGCCGACTTACATCGAGGAGAAATGC TTGTATTCACTAATCTGATGTGGAATCTGGAATACGCGCCAATGCGAGGACTAGATAACATCGCAATCCTCACAGAAACTGTTTGGGATGAAGATCCTTAA
- the LOC130662888 gene encoding inhibitor of growth protein 5, whose translation MTTALYLEHYLDSLEHLPIELQRNFTLMRDLDARAQGLMKDIDKLADDYLKNIKKESNDKNNDQLRHIQSLFNKAKEYGDDKVQLAIQTYELVDKHIRRLDSDLARFEAEIQDKALNNNRVAEESGASKKGRKKLKEKEKRKKGTAGASSEDESKSIRKKQKKGGSVVSSATTGAVGSGAQTDASLGHPADVLDMPVDPNEPTYCLCHQVSYGEMIGCDNPDCPIEWFHFSCVGLTTKPKGKWYCPKCTQDRKKK comes from the exons aTGACGACTGCATTGTACTTAGAACATTACTTGGACA GTTTGGAGCATTTGCCGATAGAATTACAAAGAAATTTCACGTTGATGCGCGACTTGGATGCACGAGCCCAGGGTTTGATGAAAGACATCGACAAACTTGCTGATGATTatctgaaaaatataaaaaaagaatcgaATGACAAAAACAATGATCAGTTACGTCATATACagagtttatttaataaagctAAAGAGTATGGTGATGATAAAGTCCAACTGGCAATACAGACTTACGAATTAGTTGATAAACATATACGTAGACTAGATTCTGATTTAGCGAGATTTGAAGCCGAGATCCAGGACAAGGCGTTGAATAACAACCGTGTTGCTGAGGAAAGTGGCGCCAGCAAGAAGGGTAGGAagaaattgaaagaaaaagaaaaacgtAAGAAGGGAACTGCTGGTGCGAGTAGCGAAGACGAGTCGAAGAGTATCaggaaaaaacagaaaaaaggTGGTTCTGTTGTGTCATCGGCAACAACTGGTGCTGTTGGAAGTGGTGCTCAGACAGATGCATCACTAGGTCATCCAGCGGATGTTTTGGACATGCCTGTTGATCCTAATGAACCAACTTACTGTCTTTGTCATCAAGTATCTTATGGTGAAATGATTGGATGTGATAATCCTGAT TGTCCGATAGAATGGTTCCACTTCTCATGCGTTGGATTGACCACTAAGCCCAAGGGTAAGTGGTACTGTCCAAAATGTACCCAagatcgtaaaaaaaaataa
- the LOC130662883 gene encoding beta-1,3-galactosyltransferase 6, translating into MMYNLTRLSNKKLTIRINIVTITFTIVIIMVIYSLLLKQCRSSSDSINNSQLKKQKYRLLILIITAPDNMKERVMIRKSWLSDKSDNVKHLFAIGTENIQLENQETLQSEQLKFKDLLLLPKLRDAYGTLTKKVLQSFKRINDEYDFDYLLKVDDDSFVLIHKLLVNLDTWEAKGYRKELYWGFFNGKAQVKRHGTWKESEWNLCDYYLPYAVGGGYVLAYNLVKYIAINADNLRLFNSEDVSVGLWLSAVANIERRHDIRFDTEYRSRGCSNDYLITHKQSPDNMKALHDYYTATGNLCSKEFSNRMSYHYNWTVPPSQCCVRKPGII; encoded by the exons atgatgtaTAATTTAACAagattatcaaataaaaaattaactatacGTATAAATATAGTGACAATAACATttacaatagtaataataatggtaattTATTCATTGTTACTAAAACAATGTCGATCATCATCAGACAGCATCAATAATtcacaattaaaaaaacaaaagtacAGACtactgatattaataataacggCCCCGGATAATATGAAAGAACGGGTGATGATACGTAAAAGTTGGCTGTCTGATAAGAGTGATAATGTCAAACATTTGTTTGCAATTGGTACAGAAAATATTCAGTTGGAAAATCAGGAGACCCTACAGTCGGAGCAGCTCAAATTCAAAGACTTGCTTCTGCTGCCGAAATTGCGCGACGCGTATGGAACCTTGACCAAGAAAGTCTTGCAGTCGTTCAAGAGAATTAATGATGAGTATGATTTCGATTATTTACTTAAAGTTGACGATGATTCCTTCGTCTTGATACACAAGTTGCTGGTTAATTTGGACACTTGGGAAGCTAAAGGATACAGAAAGGAATTGTACTGGGgattttttaatggaaaagCTCAAGTTAAGAGACATGGCACGTGGAAAGAGTCTGAATGGAATCTTTGTGATTACTATTTGCCGTATGCTGTTGGCGGTGGATATGTTTTGGCTTATAATCTTGTTAAATATATTGCTATTAATGCTGATAACTtgag atTATTTAATTCCGAAGATGTATCAGTAGGACTATGGCTGTCAGCAGTAGCCAACATCGAACGTCGTCATGACATAAGATTTGATACTGAATACCGTTCTCGCGGATGTTCGAACGACTATCTGATAACACATAAACAATCGCCTGATAACATGAAAGCACTTCATGATTACTATACAGCAACTGGTAATTTATGTAGCAAAGAATTTTCAAACAGAATGAGTTATCACTACAATTGGACAGTACCGCCTAGTCAATGCTGCGTACGTAAGCCcggaataatataa